The following are encoded together in the Carassius auratus strain Wakin chromosome 34, ASM336829v1, whole genome shotgun sequence genome:
- the dhrs9 gene encoding dehydrogenase/reductase SDR family member 9 has protein sequence MFLYIVGLIVLLYVYRWFRELGRVPNKSEKSVYITGCDTGFGNLLAKHLDTKGFRVIAGCYTEKGEVELKKCCSDKLTTLHLDVTDNYSIKKAADTIKTLVGEKGLWAVVNNAGISFPTAPNDWLEIEDFKQMINVNLIGVVAITLSVLPLIKKAKGRVVNVASVFGRISTLGGAYCITKYGVEAFNDSLRRNMAPFGVKVLCIEPGFFKTSVTDSTIFESHLQRLWKRLPQEVKDEYGSDFIDKTKLVIKEKIDKILDPDLMKVVSCMEHAVAAVHPRTRYSPGWDAKFVWLPLSYMPTFISDAFVLKNAVHPKASVL, from the exons ATGTTCCTGTACATTGTAGGTCTCATAGTCTTGCTGTATGTGTATCGGTGGTTCAGAGAACTGGGACGAGTTCCCAATAAATCGGAGAAGTCTGTGTACATCACAGGCTGTGATACAGGGTTTGGGAATCTCTTGGCCAAACACCTGGACACAAAGGGTTTCCGTGTCATCGCTGGCTGCTACACGGAGAAGGGAGAAGTTGAGCTGAAGAAATGCTGCTCCGACAAACTCACAACGCTGCATTTGGATGTGACCGATAATTATAGCATCAAAAAAGCTGCAGACACCATTAAAACTCTGGTGGGAGAGAAGG GTCTGTGGGCTGTGGTCAACAACGCTGGGATCTCTTTCCCAACTGCTCCCAATGACTGGCTGGAAATCGAGGACTTCAAACAAATGATCAATGTCAATCTGATCGGGGTTGTTGCCATCACTCTGAGCGTGTTGCCGCTCATTAAGAAAGCCAAAGGCAGAGTGGTCAATGTGGCCAGTGTGTTCGGAAGGATAAGTACTCTGGGAGGAGCGTACTGCATTACTAAGTATGGAGTAGAGGCCTTTAATGACAGTCTAAG GAGGAACATGGCACCGTTTGGAGTCAAGGTTTTATGCATTGAACCTGGATTCTTCAAAACGAGTGTTACTGACTCCACTATCTTTGAGAGCCATCTGCAGAGATTGTGGAAAAGGTTGCCTCAGGAGGTCAAGGATGAGTATGGCAGTGATTTCATAGACAAAA CAAAGCTGGTGATTAAGGAGAAGATTGATAAGATATTGGATCCAGATCTGATGAAGGTGGTCAGCTGTATGGAGCACGCTGTGGCTGCGGTCCATCCTCGGACCAGATATTCTCCAGGCTGGGATGCCAAGTTCGTCTGGCTGCCTCTCTCCTACATGCCAACCTTCATCTCAGATGCTTTcgttttaaaaaatgctgttcatCCAAAAGCTTCGGTTCTGTAA
- the rdh1 gene encoding retinol dehydrogenase 1, whose product MVLFCADLLCCCCCWSLVVLALIAAVRFFRDSRQITGIHEKHVLVTGCDSGFGHLAARQLDRRGFHVLAACLTEPGASRLRASASPRLKTLLLDVTDSASVDRALERVRSETGERGLWGLVNNAGISVPIGPMEWMQLEDFKKVLDVNLIGLIEVTLKFLPLLKKARGRVVNVASILGRVSLIGGGYCLTKYGVEAFSDSLRRDMMHFGVNVSIIEPGFFKTQVTDLSLIEDDLKKRWSNLPAEVRRAYGDSYLQDYIKVQEFSMKILASSDLSKVTSCMQHALSARYPRTRYSAGWDAKFFWIPLSYLPTCIADIFTNIIMPSTNKS is encoded by the exons ATG GTGTTGTTCTGCGCGGATCttctgtgctgctgctgctgctggtctcTGGTCGTTCTCGCGCTCATCGCCGCGGTCCGGTTCTTCCGAGACTCCCGTCAGATCACCGGCATCCACGAGAAGCACGTCCTGGTGACGGGCTGCGATAGCGGCTTCGGACACCTGGCGGCGCGGCAGCTCGACCGGCGGGGGTTTCACGTGCTCGCCGCGTGTCTCACGGAACCTGGTGCCTCCAGGCTGCGCGCGTCCGCCTCCCCCAGACTCAAGACGCTTCTGCTCGATGTTACCGACAGCGCGAGCGTCGATCGAGCGCTGGAGCGCGTGCGCAGCGAGACCGGGGAGAGAG GTCTGTGGGGTTTGGTGAACAACGCTGGCATCTCGGTCCCCATCGGCCCCATGGAGTGGATGCAGCTGGAGGACTTTAAGAAGGTTCTGGATGTAAACCTCATCGGTCTCATCGAGGTGACCCTGAAGTTTCTTCCTCTGCTGAAGAAGGCCCGTGGTCGGGTGGTGAACGTGGCCAGCATACTGGGCAGAGTCTCACTCATCGGGGGAGGATATTGTCTCACTAAATATGGTGTGGAAGCCTTCTCTGATAGCTTGAG GAGGGATATGATGCACTTTGGAGTGAACGTAAGTATCATTGAACCAGGCTTCTTCAAGACACAAGTAACCGATCTGAGCCTCATTGAAGATGATCTGAAGAAACGGTGGAGCAACCTCCCAGCAGAGGTCAGGAGAGCCTACGGAGACTCATACCTGCAGGACT ATATAAAGGTGCAGGAGTTCTCCATGAAGATTCTGGCCAGTAGTGACCTTTCCAAAGTGACGTCATGCATGCAACACGCTCTTTCAGCACGTTATCCCCGAACACGCTACAGTGCAGGCTGGGATGCCAAGTTCTTCTGGATTCCCCTCTCGTATCTGCCGACATGTATAGCAGACATCTTCACCAACATTATAATGCCTTCCACGAACAAGAGCTGA
- the zgc:172182 gene encoding coiled-coil domain-containing protein 89 gives MTSPQKIQIDLKTMIKDTKQDMDDVHQALEKLRSLSQEERTEAEVLRSRIDEQSTLICILKQRADEMLLRCQALEKINAELENLRANVQLELENERKKSELLEQRFMHLASNHRELINFKNEYKSQNVKLEKENERLRKENETLFSEEVQEKEKTILKLTQELKDLAEQHKRLETEYQEKTTGFQIKLKELINLHQIKEASLKNELSDTQKQLKNAVEMCAELDFKLRQTQEKESMRETDSQERLEKLVKEKDDLIDLSMQRGKIILDKQAEIQELARKRQEAENARLDAENRFEKEAAAVNRELKVKELQDALEKAEDTCNELKKEFEAYKKHSSGLLEKEKELNCKLRHMII, from the exons ATGACATCTCCACAGAAAATCCAAATAGACCTCAAAACGATGATCAAAGACACCAAACAG GATATGGACGATGTGCACCAAGCCCTGGAAAAGCTCAGAAGTCTCTCTCAGGAAGAAAGGACGGAAGCAGAAGTGCTGCGATCAAGAATCGATGAGCAGTCCACTCTCATCTGCATCCTGAAACAGAGAGCAGACGAGATGCTTCTGCGATGTCAGGCTCTGGAGAAGATCAACGCAGAGCTGGAGAACCTGAGAGCCAATGTGCAGCTGGAGCTGGAGAACGAGAGGAAGAAATCTGAACTGCTGGAGCAGAGATTCATGCACCTGGCCTCCAACCACCGAGAGCTGATCAACTTCAAGAACGAGTACAAGAGCCAGAACGTGAAGCTGGAGAAGGAGAACGAGAGACTCCGAAAGGAAAATGAAACGCTTTTCAGTGAGGAAGTGCAAGAAAAAGAGAAGAccatcctcaaactgactcaagaGCTCAAGGACTTGGCAGAGCAACATAAGAGACTAGAAACAGAGTATCA GGAGAAAACAACAGGTTTCCAGATTAAACTGAAAGAGCTGATCAACCTCCATCAGATTAAAGAGGCGTCGCTGAAGAACGAGCTGAGCGACACACAGAAACAGCTGAAGAATGCTGTGGAGATGTGTGCAG AGTTGGATTTCAAACTAAGACAAACTCAGGAAAAAGAGTCAATGAGAGAGACGGACAGTCAAGAGAGACTGGAGAAACTCGTGAAGGAAAAGGATGATCTTATTGATCTCTCAATGCAGCGTGGGAAAATTATCCTG GACAAGCAAGCTGAAATTCAGGAGCTGGCTCGGAAAAGACAGGAAGCTGAGAACGCCAGACTAGATGCAGAAAACCG GTTTGAAAAGGAAGCAGCCGCTGTGAACCGTGAATTAAAAGTGAAGGAACTACAGGACGCCTTAGAGAAGGCAGAGGACACCTGCAATGAGCTCAAAAAG GAATTTGAGGCATATAAAAAGCACAGCAGTGGACTGCTTGAGAAGGAGAAGGAGTTAAACTGCAAACTTCGGCACATGATCATCTGA